The window TTTCTTCAACTACTTTGTTTATGAAAGAAATACATAAGTTGTAAGAAAAGTTGAATAACAGAGGGTTTTTATCACACAatgatacattttatttttgtaggtGCTGGTGCTGCAGAGTTGCCTTACTGATCGTGACGAACAGCGGTCTACGAGTCATAACACAGCGACCAactttggtaaattattaattaatgaaATTATTAACTATATGCTCAAACTTCTACATTTGCATGAATATAAACCTGCTATTACTGTTTCTGAGCAAGTTCAAGTGGACACTTGCTAGTAGGTAGCCTTGTCCTTATATATCTCTAAGGCACCTGCATAGCTTGTCAGAGCTAATTTATTACTTCACCAAGTTTGCAGACGGTACTATGGCTATATTTTTCTCAAATGAACacaaatttagttattttaccAATTCCACTTTTTTTGCTTTTGCGTTGTTAGTGGCAATCACCGTTGTTGCAAAATAATCTGAACGCAACCATGACTAGCTTTTCAAGAGTCAAATTAAAAAGAACAACCACCACAAGAATTACGTATTATGAAAATTCAGGCGCATTTCTCCAAGAAGTAGAATCTTCTCCAGAAGAACCCGGCTATGTTTATCAGAACATGATAGAATTCAaagtatattttttattagacaTGGTTGAAAAAATTTCAGAAAAACACCTTTTTGCGACATTTACCAAGGAAACCGCTGCACAGTTTTCATGCCAATAGTTTGCAAGGTTGGTTGATGGTCCAGCAATAACAGATTATGCCTTTTCATTTAGACGTAAAAGAAGCGAGCATGACTCTAGGTGTTGGAAGCAGAAGTTGTGACGGCTACAGATTTCCATGTGGAGATTGCTGCCTCGTTACCTCAACTTCACGAGGAAAGAAATCTCAGCCAGGCTTCCTAGCTGAAACCCTTGCAAAAATCCCTCGGGGAAAATCCTCAGATGAGACCTCAGACATACGAAACATTTTCTTGGAGGCaaatagaaaaatgaataaaCGGCAAATACCAGAAATACACCATAATTTATCAAAAATACTGCTATTGCAACCACCTCATCAACGCTTTAGTATGCGACAGAAAGTAGTTAACTTTTTTCGGAGC of the Watersipora subatra chromosome 4, tzWatSuba1.1, whole genome shotgun sequence genome contains:
- the LOC137393307 gene encoding caspase-8-like — encoded protein: MVEAFINFGQQPQVHCGFTEEKLRSEIAKAIQAEGERISGIVVVLMSHGEEYIVYDENYREIRLQSMLNILCHNDLLNGKPKVLVLQSCLTDRDEQRSTSHNTATNFDVKEASMTLGVGSRSCDGYRFPCGDCCLVTSTSRGKKSQPGFLAETLAKIPRGKSSDETSDIRNIFLEANRKMNKRQIPEIHHNLSKILLLQPPHQRFSMRQKVVNFFRSK